In Flavobacterium sp. N3904, one DNA window encodes the following:
- a CDS encoding TetR/AcrR family transcriptional regulator — protein sequence MDQILSNIKIQINEKLYVKDPETSALGKKIIEESILLIDSIGFDNFTFKKLGEKIGSNESSIYRYFENKHKLLVYLSSWYWSWMEYRLVFAISNHSDSWEKLKKAISIVTEKVEDDQKTLHINESILNKIIIAEFTKTFHTKEVEQENKEGFYTIYIRVINRLTTIIKEVNPEYLYAKSLASNIVEGALHQHFLKDHMQSITDCNQTINPTHFYFDLIEKILKK from the coding sequence ATGGATCAAATTCTTTCAAATATCAAAATTCAAATCAACGAGAAGCTTTATGTAAAAGACCCTGAGACTTCTGCATTAGGAAAAAAAATCATTGAAGAAAGTATTCTTTTAATTGATAGTATTGGTTTTGACAACTTTACCTTTAAAAAATTAGGAGAAAAAATAGGTTCCAACGAAAGTTCTATCTATCGTTATTTCGAAAACAAACACAAATTATTAGTATATTTATCTTCGTGGTATTGGAGTTGGATGGAATATAGATTGGTATTTGCAATTTCAAATCATTCAGATTCTTGGGAAAAACTAAAAAAAGCGATTTCAATAGTGACCGAAAAAGTGGAAGATGATCAAAAAACATTGCATATCAATGAATCTATTTTGAACAAAATCATTATTGCAGAGTTTACAAAAACATTTCACACTAAAGAAGTAGAGCAAGAAAACAAAGAAGGATTTTATACCATTTACATTAGAGTCATCAACAGATTGACAACTATAATTAAAGAAGTAAATCCTGAATATTTGTATGCAAAAAGCCTTGCTTCTAATATAGTTGAAGGAGCGTTGCACCAACACTTTTTAAAAGATCATATGCAATCCATAACCGATTGCAATCAAACTATAAATCCAACCCATTTTTATTTCGACTTAATTGAAAAAATACTTAAAAAATAA
- a CDS encoding DUF5916 domain-containing protein: protein MKKLFLVSFLFCSFIGLCQKKTLQTKFISEKISLDGKLDETAWQSVPIATNFIMFQPDNGKTVAENKRTEVRVLYDNDAIYIGALLYDDEPGKILKEINKRDEFGTADFFGVFINGYNDGQQNFEFFVNAADGQADCLATDSNGEDYSWDAVWDSKTTITDFGWVVEMRIPYAAMRFSSEQKQTWGINFFREIRRDREKYSWNFIDSKIGTFTQQNGTLDGIENVKTPTRLFLLPYASFYAYANAYQKTYGELKGGLDIKYGINDAFTLDAMLIPDFGQTKYDDKVLNLTPFEQQFNENRGFFTEGTDLFSKGNIFYSRRIGGPPAYTPVTKTEEEIIDNPANINLYNAIKVSGRTKGGLGIGFLNAITEKTYATIKNTTTQETYRVEVEPVTNFNILVLDQRFHKNSSVSFVNTNVTRNGSFRDGNVSALVWDLNTTKNTYNLSGNFEYSYVNDIENKKDGINSTLNIAETSGKYRYSLGTNVVTKDFDSNDLGINFETNYYSFYGNSSYRILNPTKIFNSFNTNINLYTQFQKETNKMQADELNINVNTTTKKNHYVGFGINYRPIEVYNYYEPRMPNRYSFDPVRLGGWFSISSNYNNKFAFDVYPSAAILKESGRRSYGIEISPRYRFNDHLALNYNFNYFRQNNNKGFVDNSLGNKNLPPNTIIYANRNVVTYTNTLNGKYSLNSKMNFDLSARYYWSYAENKNFYTLQENGRLAANDTYNENKNFNLITWNLDLSYNWWFAPGSQLTILYRSNANKYDNEVNKDFGGNYTGLLTNNVLNHVLSISVKYFIDYNQAKNIF from the coding sequence ATGAAAAAATTGTTTCTAGTAAGTTTCCTATTTTGCTCATTTATTGGCTTATGCCAGAAGAAAACTTTGCAAACAAAATTCATTTCTGAAAAAATTTCACTTGACGGTAAATTAGACGAAACCGCTTGGCAATCCGTACCTATTGCTACCAATTTTATCATGTTTCAACCCGATAATGGCAAAACTGTAGCCGAAAACAAAAGAACCGAAGTTCGCGTTTTATACGATAATGATGCTATTTACATAGGAGCATTATTATACGACGATGAGCCGGGCAAAATTTTAAAAGAAATCAACAAACGAGATGAATTTGGCACTGCCGATTTTTTTGGTGTTTTCATTAATGGTTACAACGATGGTCAACAGAATTTCGAGTTTTTTGTTAATGCTGCCGATGGACAAGCCGATTGCTTGGCAACAGACAGCAATGGAGAAGATTATTCCTGGGATGCAGTCTGGGATAGCAAAACCACAATTACAGATTTTGGATGGGTGGTAGAAATGCGCATTCCGTATGCAGCAATGCGCTTTTCGAGTGAACAAAAACAAACTTGGGGTATTAATTTTTTTAGAGAAATAAGACGGGATCGCGAAAAATATTCTTGGAATTTTATTGATTCGAAAATCGGGACATTTACTCAACAAAATGGAACTCTGGATGGAATCGAAAACGTAAAAACACCTACTCGGCTTTTCTTATTGCCTTATGCTTCATTTTACGCTTACGCCAATGCCTATCAAAAAACGTATGGAGAATTAAAAGGAGGATTGGACATAAAATATGGGATAAACGACGCTTTTACATTAGACGCCATGCTTATTCCTGATTTTGGCCAAACCAAATACGATGACAAAGTACTCAACCTAACACCTTTCGAACAACAATTTAATGAAAACAGAGGTTTTTTTACTGAAGGAACCGATTTGTTCAGCAAAGGAAACATTTTCTATTCCAGAAGAATTGGTGGTCCTCCCGCCTATACACCGGTTACAAAAACAGAAGAAGAAATTATTGATAATCCGGCAAATATAAACTTATACAACGCTATTAAAGTCTCGGGAAGAACAAAAGGCGGATTGGGAATTGGTTTTCTGAATGCAATTACCGAAAAAACGTATGCTACAATAAAAAACACAACTACTCAAGAAACCTACAGGGTAGAAGTCGAGCCCGTAACCAATTTTAATATTTTGGTTTTGGACCAAAGATTCCATAAAAACTCATCGGTTTCTTTTGTAAACACAAATGTAACAAGGAATGGTTCTTTTAGAGACGGGAATGTTTCGGCATTGGTTTGGGATTTAAACACCACAAAAAACACTTATAATCTTTCTGGAAATTTTGAATATAGTTATGTAAATGATATCGAAAACAAAAAAGACGGAATTAATTCGACTTTAAATATTGCCGAAACAAGCGGTAAATACCGCTACAGTTTAGGCACAAACGTGGTTACAAAAGACTTCGACAGTAACGATTTGGGGATTAATTTTGAAACTAATTATTATAGTTTTTACGGAAACAGCAGTTACAGAATTCTGAATCCTACCAAAATTTTCAACTCATTTAATACCAACATCAATCTGTACACTCAGTTTCAAAAAGAAACAAACAAAATGCAAGCGGATGAATTAAACATTAATGTAAATACAACTACAAAAAAGAATCATTACGTAGGCTTTGGAATAAACTACAGACCTATTGAGGTCTATAATTATTACGAGCCAAGAATGCCTAATCGATACAGTTTTGACCCAGTAAGACTTGGCGGATGGTTCTCAATATCTAGCAATTACAACAATAAATTTGCTTTTGACGTTTATCCTTCCGCGGCTATTTTAAAAGAGTCCGGAAGAAGATCCTACGGTATTGAAATTAGCCCGCGCTATCGTTTCAACGACCATTTGGCATTGAATTACAATTTTAATTATTTTAGACAAAATAACAATAAAGGATTTGTAGATAATAGTTTGGGAAATAAAAATTTACCACCAAACACCATTATTTATGCCAATAGAAATGTTGTCACTTATACCAATACACTTAACGGAAAATATTCATTAAACAGTAAAATGAATTTTGACCTTTCTGCACGTTATTATTGGTCTTATGCTGAAAACAAAAACTTTTATACGCTGCAGGAAAATGGCAGACTAGCTGCAAACGACACTTATAATGAAAATAAAAATTTTAATTTAATCACCTGGAACTTAGATTTATCCTATAATTGGTGGTTTGCACCTGGAAGCCAACTCACAATTTTATACAGAAGCAATGCCAATAAATATGATAATGAAGTAAACAAAGATTTTGGAGGCAATTACACTGGATTGCTTACAAACAATGTTTTGAACCATGTTTTATCAATTAGTGTGAAATATTTTATTGATTACAATCAGGCGAAAAACATATTCTAA
- a CDS encoding murein L,D-transpeptidase catalytic domain family protein translates to MIYKSILASVFMFFSFTSSEKVINSSKLIPTKRIAAVVKSSFDAKVEMVYNTLQANQFELPKLESFTEALKGFYILKEKGLIKKDILTLVDFSLSSNTKRLWVIDLSKNVVLFQSLVAHGRNTGEEFANSFSNSPESFKSSLGFYATAEVYNGKHGLSLKLDGLEKGLNDHARERAVVIHGANYVSDSFIKGNKRLGRSQGCPAVPVELAAEIISVIKDKSCLYIYHPSINKAKEEKLIS, encoded by the coding sequence ATGATTTATAAGTCAATTCTTGCGTCGGTTTTTATGTTTTTTTCATTTACTTCTAGTGAAAAAGTAATAAATTCCTCAAAATTAATTCCTACTAAGAGAATCGCAGCAGTTGTTAAATCCAGTTTTGACGCCAAAGTCGAAATGGTTTACAATACATTGCAAGCCAATCAGTTTGAACTGCCAAAATTGGAGAGTTTTACTGAAGCTTTGAAAGGATTCTATATCTTAAAAGAAAAAGGATTAATCAAGAAAGACATTCTTACATTGGTTGACTTTAGTTTATCTTCTAATACAAAAAGACTTTGGGTTATTGATTTATCCAAAAATGTAGTTTTATTTCAATCACTAGTTGCGCACGGCAGAAATACTGGCGAAGAATTTGCAAATAGTTTTTCCAATTCTCCCGAATCGTTCAAAAGCAGTTTAGGGTTTTATGCGACTGCCGAAGTTTATAATGGAAAACATGGACTTTCACTTAAGCTAGATGGTTTAGAAAAGGGATTGAATGATCATGCACGCGAGAGAGCGGTTGTAATTCACGGTGCAAATTATGTTTCAGATTCTTTTATTAAAGGAAACAAAAGATTGGGAAGAAGTCAGGGATGTCCTGCAGTACCAGTAGAATTGGCAGCCGAAATTATTTCTGTAATAAAAGACAAATCATGTTTGTATATTTATCATCCATCTATAAACAAAGCTAAAGAAGAAAAACTAATCTCTTAG
- a CDS encoding acetyl-CoA hydrolase/transferase family protein — protein MEKYITAEDAVKVVKSGDRVYLQAAAAAPTILANALTERAAELRNVEICHLHTEGEARYANPELADSFHVNSFFIGANVRHTLKAGNGSYTPVFLSELPHLFRKNVLPLDVAFIHVSPPDIHGYCSLGVSVEATVAAIENAKIVIAQVNPQMPRTFGDGILHVSEIDYLVAVNTPIYSHEVEPFTAEEDKIGTFIASLIENRCTLQMGIGSIPNAALSKLGNHKDLGLHTEMFSDGVIDLIESNVINCNYKGSLRGKVLSTFLIGSKRLYDFVDDNPFIELRESSTVNDTARIRKNPKMIAINSAIEVDLTGQVCADSIGPRMYSGVGGQMDFIRGASLSDGGKAIIALPSTTKNGQSRIVPFLKQGAGVVTTRGHIHYVITENGIADLYGKTLKQRAAELVRIAHPNHQESIEKEYFYLLDKM, from the coding sequence ATGGAAAAGTATATTACTGCAGAAGATGCTGTAAAAGTCGTTAAATCTGGGGATAGAGTGTATCTTCAGGCAGCAGCAGCAGCGCCGACAATTTTGGCTAATGCTTTGACAGAAAGAGCAGCTGAATTGCGAAATGTAGAAATTTGCCATTTGCATACCGAGGGAGAAGCGCGTTATGCGAATCCAGAATTGGCAGATAGTTTTCATGTTAATTCTTTTTTTATAGGTGCCAATGTGAGACATACTTTAAAAGCAGGAAATGGGTCGTATACTCCTGTTTTTTTGAGTGAGTTACCTCATTTGTTTCGTAAAAATGTACTACCATTAGATGTTGCATTTATCCATGTTTCGCCTCCAGATATTCACGGATATTGTTCTCTTGGGGTTTCTGTTGAAGCAACAGTTGCTGCGATTGAGAATGCTAAAATTGTAATTGCTCAAGTAAATCCTCAAATGCCAAGAACTTTTGGTGATGGAATACTTCATGTTTCCGAGATAGATTATTTAGTAGCTGTTAATACACCAATATATTCGCATGAAGTAGAGCCGTTTACTGCGGAAGAAGACAAGATAGGAACTTTTATAGCTTCCTTGATTGAGAATCGATGCACACTTCAAATGGGAATTGGCTCTATACCTAATGCTGCTTTAAGTAAATTGGGTAATCACAAAGATTTAGGATTGCACACCGAAATGTTTTCGGATGGTGTAATCGATTTGATTGAAAGCAATGTAATTAATTGTAATTATAAAGGATCATTGAGAGGCAAAGTGTTGTCTACTTTTTTAATAGGTTCCAAACGCTTATATGACTTTGTTGATGATAATCCTTTTATCGAATTACGGGAATCATCCACAGTAAATGATACCGCTAGAATCAGGAAAAATCCAAAAATGATAGCTATTAATTCGGCTATTGAAGTCGATTTGACCGGTCAGGTCTGTGCCGATTCTATTGGACCGAGAATGTATTCTGGTGTTGGCGGTCAAATGGATTTTATTCGAGGGGCTTCTTTGAGTGATGGTGGGAAAGCGATTATTGCCTTACCATCAACCACAAAAAATGGTCAAAGTCGTATTGTTCCTTTCTTGAAACAAGGTGCTGGTGTGGTCACTACAAGAGGACATATTCATTATGTAATTACCGAAAACGGAATTGCCGATTTATATGGTAAAACATTAAAACAACGTGCTGCCGAATTGGTTCGGATTGCTCATCCCAATCATCAGGAAAGTATCGAAAAAGAATATTTTTATTTGTTGGATAAAATGTAA
- the gpmI gene encoding 2,3-bisphosphoglycerate-independent phosphoglycerate mutase, whose protein sequence is MNKKVILMILDGWGKSPDPKVSAIDNANVPFINSLYTKYPSAQLRTDGLHVGLPEGQMGNSEVGHMNLGAGRIVYQDLAKINLAVEHKTLVKEKVLLDAFEYAKQNNKKIHFLGLLSDGGVHSHTSHLRGLIDATQDYGLDNVFVHAFTDGRDVDPKSGKKYVQDLENYIANTTVKLASITGRYYAMDRDKRWERVKLAYDAVVNGEGNHSTDAVASVKESYKNNVTDEFIHPIIMVDDKDQPLATIKEDDVVIFFNFRTDRGRELTEALSQKDFHEQNMHKLQLYYVTLTNYDETYENVKVVYNKDNITETLGEVLEKANKKQIRIAETEKYPHVTFFFSGGQEIPFHGESRILRNSPKVATYDLQPEMSAYELKDALVPELNKGEVDFVCLNFANGDMVGHTGVMSAAIKACEAVDACVKEVVEAALANDYTTIIIADHGNCETMINPDGSPNTAHTTNPVPIILVDKDLKTIHDGVLGDIAPTVLALMGIEQPAAMTCHSLL, encoded by the coding sequence ATGAACAAAAAAGTAATTTTAATGATTTTAGACGGTTGGGGGAAATCTCCTGACCCGAAAGTTTCTGCAATTGATAATGCAAATGTTCCGTTTATAAATAGTCTTTATACAAAATACCCAAGCGCACAACTTAGGACTGATGGTTTACATGTTGGTCTTCCAGAAGGGCAAATGGGAAACAGCGAAGTAGGACACATGAACCTAGGAGCTGGAAGAATTGTTTACCAGGATTTGGCCAAAATCAATCTTGCCGTAGAACACAAAACTTTGGTAAAAGAAAAAGTGTTACTTGACGCTTTCGAATATGCCAAGCAAAACAACAAAAAAATACACTTTTTAGGATTACTTTCTGATGGTGGTGTACACTCTCACACTTCACATTTACGAGGATTAATCGATGCCACGCAAGATTACGGATTGGACAATGTATTCGTACATGCTTTCACAGACGGTCGTGATGTGGATCCAAAATCTGGTAAAAAATACGTTCAGGATTTAGAAAATTATATTGCCAATACTACCGTAAAACTAGCATCTATAACTGGTCGTTATTATGCAATGGACAGGGACAAACGTTGGGAAAGAGTAAAACTGGCTTACGATGCAGTAGTTAATGGTGAAGGAAATCACTCAACCGATGCTGTTGCCAGCGTAAAAGAAAGCTACAAAAACAATGTAACTGATGAGTTCATCCACCCAATAATTATGGTGGATGATAAAGACCAACCTCTTGCTACAATTAAAGAAGATGACGTTGTTATATTCTTCAACTTTAGAACCGATAGAGGACGTGAATTGACCGAAGCGCTTTCGCAAAAAGATTTTCATGAGCAAAACATGCACAAATTACAATTGTACTATGTGACGCTTACCAATTATGATGAAACCTACGAAAATGTAAAAGTGGTGTACAACAAAGACAACATCACAGAAACACTAGGTGAAGTTTTGGAGAAAGCTAACAAAAAACAAATTCGTATTGCCGAAACAGAAAAATATCCGCATGTGACATTCTTCTTCTCTGGCGGACAGGAAATTCCTTTTCATGGAGAATCAAGAATATTGAGGAATTCTCCAAAAGTGGCTACTTACGATTTACAGCCAGAAATGAGCGCTTATGAATTGAAAGATGCTTTAGTTCCAGAATTAAACAAAGGCGAAGTTGACTTTGTATGTCTGAATTTTGCCAATGGCGACATGGTAGGACATACAGGAGTTATGAGCGCGGCCATAAAAGCCTGTGAAGCTGTTGATGCTTGCGTAAAAGAAGTAGTTGAAGCGGCTCTTGCCAATGATTATACAACTATCATTATTGCAGATCACGGTAACTGCGAAACAATGATTAATCCTGACGGTTCACCAAACACAGCGCATACAACGAATCCTGTGCCAATTATTTTGGTAGACAAAGACTTAAAAACCATACATGATGGAGTTTTAGGTGATATTGCCCCTACTGTTCTTGCTTTGATGGGAATCGAGCAGCCAGCAGCAATGACTTGTCATTCATTACTATAA
- a CDS encoding L,D-transpeptidase family protein, protein MNKLYLYIFFIVLIGCKKESTIDSLINSKSSEKEGSILDIDTLSLAPFKSKPLADFYDSNDNKTVWQLEKYRKTVLKYLKNCETEGLNPLDYNTPKLLEFEKKFSELDENQQINYDLLLTYNFQKYLTHLHNGKLNPRKLYINWDLHIPDFNTNEVINQALDDDSFDEEIEKCQPIALTYKKLIKALQLINEFPKDTLMKIVSEEKIKPNDTNKAIINIKKRLLFWNDLKTKDSITSYYDEQTVEAVKRFQTRHGLTSDGIIGKSTISALNFTKEDRKHQIIANLERWRWFAKSFAENYILINIPNYSLNVVENQAITMTKRIVVGKIKRRTPILTSSLQTVVFNPTWTVPPTILKEDIIPELTKNRDFLKNKSIAIFDNKNNEVDPKDWNEKKPNGYRYVQKPGYYNSLGVVKITFPNTHSVYLHDTNHRNLFERNNRSLSSGCVRIENPLEFAQLLLNDPIQYSREKIDSIVATKKTIFLGIKKHFAIYQWYWTAWSENDELIFRDDIYNLDADLYAKLRD, encoded by the coding sequence ATGAATAAACTCTACTTATATATATTTTTTATAGTTCTGATCGGTTGTAAAAAAGAGTCTACAATTGACTCGTTAATAAATTCTAAAAGCTCAGAAAAAGAAGGGTCAATTCTCGACATAGACACTCTTTCATTAGCTCCATTCAAAAGCAAACCACTGGCTGATTTTTATGATTCCAACGACAATAAAACCGTTTGGCAATTAGAAAAATATAGAAAAACAGTCCTGAAATATCTTAAAAATTGCGAAACCGAAGGATTAAATCCGTTAGATTACAATACTCCGAAGCTACTGGAATTCGAAAAAAAATTTTCCGAATTAGATGAAAACCAGCAAATAAATTATGATTTATTGCTTACTTATAATTTTCAAAAATACCTTACCCATCTTCATAACGGAAAACTCAATCCTCGAAAATTATATATCAATTGGGATTTACATATTCCTGATTTCAACACAAATGAGGTCATAAACCAGGCCTTAGATGACGATTCTTTTGATGAAGAAATAGAAAAATGTCAACCCATAGCTTTGACTTATAAAAAATTAATTAAAGCGTTACAGCTCATCAATGAATTTCCTAAAGATACATTAATGAAAATCGTTAGTGAAGAAAAAATAAAGCCAAACGATACTAATAAAGCCATTATTAACATCAAAAAGCGATTGCTGTTTTGGAACGATTTAAAAACCAAAGACAGCATCACTTCCTATTATGACGAACAAACTGTTGAAGCGGTCAAGAGATTTCAAACGCGTCATGGATTGACATCTGATGGCATTATTGGGAAAAGCACAATTTCTGCACTTAATTTTACCAAAGAAGACCGAAAACACCAGATCATTGCCAATCTGGAGCGTTGGAGATGGTTTGCAAAGTCATTTGCAGAGAATTATATTCTTATTAATATTCCAAATTACAGTTTGAATGTAGTCGAAAATCAGGCTATTACCATGACAAAAAGGATAGTTGTAGGGAAGATCAAAAGGAGAACACCCATATTGACTTCTTCATTGCAAACAGTAGTCTTCAACCCAACATGGACAGTCCCTCCGACAATTTTAAAAGAAGACATTATTCCTGAATTGACAAAAAACCGGGATTTCTTAAAAAATAAAAGCATTGCGATTTTTGACAATAAAAACAATGAAGTTGACCCCAAAGATTGGAATGAAAAAAAACCAAATGGTTACAGATACGTACAAAAGCCAGGCTATTATAACTCTTTGGGAGTTGTAAAAATAACTTTTCCTAATACTCATAGCGTCTATTTACACGACACTAATCATCGAAATTTATTTGAGAGAAATAATAGATCTTTGAGTTCAGGTTGCGTTCGGATAGAAAATCCATTGGAATTTGCTCAACTCTTATTAAACGACCCAATACAGTATTCGAGAGAAAAAATAGATTCAATTGTAGCAACTAAAAAAACAATCTTTCTGGGAATAAAGAAACATTTTGCAATCTACCAATGGTATTGGACTGCTTGGAGCGAAAATGACGAGTTAATTTTCAGAGACGACATTTATAATCTTGATGCCGATTTGTATGCAAAACTAAGAGATTAG
- a CDS encoding carbohydrate binding family 9 domain-containing protein produces the protein MTKYCLLIAFFIVIGSSVLYGQKKVLQAKSITEKITIDGNLDEQVWKTANVATDFIMYTPDNGKLINEDKKTDVKILYDNDAVYISAVMYDNDPSKIQKEITHRDVLGVDDYFSVSINGFNDGQQDFRFFVTAAGVQLDCIALEDSEDFTWDAIWFSKATLTDFGWVVEIKLPYAALRFPKEKKQTWGINFMRNIERDVQKYTWNRVNNEVHAVIAQEGILEGIENIKPPTRLFFIPYSSYYYQKDDYNSDQTFKAGLDIKYGINDSFTLDLILVPDFGQTKFDNAILNLDPFEQQLDENRPFFTEGTNLFTKGNLFYSRRIGGFPSTIPEIADNEEFVEFPSSVDLINAIKLTGRTDKDLGIGFLNAITEKTYATIENTDTGETRKEVVEPLTNYNVIVLNQRFNKNSSVSFVNTNTLRNGSFRDANVSAVLFDLNTTKNTYTLNGDFKYSTVKTVEDYDGFKTALNFEKTSGKFRYGLSAKYLSENYDTNDLGILYVNNYKNAYGSISYRILNPTKVFNTFSISEEANIEKQNTTNKMQEFWLKTLIQATSLKNNYFEYALVINPVETFDFYEPRATGKYSYIPRRISSYVNFTSNQNNAFTLAITPTISKFDEQGRVLYSIYASPKYRFNTKISLDFAFDYTTKKNDRGWVAFDNDDIIFAERNREILQEDLTAKYAINNKMTINLTARYYWSCSSNHEFFTLQDDGHLLPNPTYSENKDRNFNSWNFDLYYSWWFAAGSEISFLYRNSALERTDIVETDLPNNLKNIFNSNLNHILSVSIRYSIDYNNAKNVFKN, from the coding sequence ATGACAAAATACTGCTTATTAATTGCTTTTTTTATAGTGATAGGTAGCAGCGTGCTTTATGGTCAAAAGAAAGTACTTCAGGCGAAATCTATTACAGAAAAAATTACGATTGATGGTAACTTGGATGAACAAGTATGGAAAACTGCCAATGTTGCTACTGATTTTATCATGTACACACCTGACAATGGGAAACTTATAAACGAAGACAAGAAAACAGATGTAAAAATTCTTTATGATAATGATGCGGTTTATATATCAGCGGTTATGTACGATAATGATCCGAGCAAAATTCAGAAAGAAATTACGCATAGAGATGTTTTGGGAGTTGATGATTATTTCTCTGTCTCCATTAACGGGTTTAATGATGGTCAACAAGATTTTCGCTTTTTTGTAACTGCTGCTGGCGTTCAACTGGATTGTATTGCTCTAGAAGATAGCGAAGATTTTACTTGGGACGCCATTTGGTTTAGTAAAGCAACCCTAACCGATTTTGGCTGGGTAGTCGAAATAAAGTTGCCTTACGCTGCTCTACGTTTTCCTAAAGAGAAAAAACAAACTTGGGGCATCAATTTTATGCGAAATATAGAGAGGGATGTTCAAAAATACACCTGGAATCGAGTGAATAATGAAGTCCATGCTGTAATAGCTCAAGAAGGCATCCTGGAAGGCATTGAAAACATTAAACCTCCTACTCGTCTTTTTTTCATTCCCTATTCTTCTTATTATTACCAAAAAGATGATTATAATTCAGACCAAACCTTTAAAGCAGGTTTGGATATAAAATACGGAATCAATGATTCCTTTACACTTGATTTAATTTTAGTACCCGATTTTGGCCAAACCAAATTTGACAATGCCATTTTAAATTTAGACCCTTTTGAACAGCAACTAGATGAAAACAGGCCTTTTTTTACAGAAGGAACTAATTTATTTACCAAAGGAAATTTATTCTATTCCAGAAGAATTGGAGGTTTTCCGTCTACCATTCCTGAGATTGCAGACAACGAAGAATTTGTAGAATTTCCTAGCTCTGTCGATTTAATAAACGCGATTAAATTAACCGGACGAACGGATAAAGATTTGGGAATTGGTTTTTTGAATGCTATAACCGAAAAGACCTATGCCACAATTGAGAATACTGACACCGGAGAAACCCGCAAAGAAGTTGTCGAGCCTTTAACCAATTATAATGTTATAGTTCTTAATCAAAGATTTAACAAAAACTCGTCTGTTTCGTTTGTAAATACCAACACTCTGAGAAACGGCAGCTTTCGAGATGCTAATGTTTCAGCAGTATTATTCGATTTGAACACTACAAAAAACACCTACACACTAAACGGAGATTTTAAATATAGCACTGTCAAGACAGTTGAAGATTACGATGGATTTAAAACAGCCCTGAATTTCGAAAAAACAAGCGGAAAATTTAGATATGGATTATCGGCCAAATACCTTTCGGAGAACTACGATACAAATGATTTAGGAATTCTTTATGTAAACAATTACAAAAATGCATATGGCAGCATAAGCTATCGAATATTAAACCCCACAAAAGTTTTTAACACCTTTAGTATTAGTGAAGAAGCCAATATCGAAAAACAAAACACAACCAATAAAATGCAAGAGTTTTGGCTTAAAACTTTGATCCAAGCGACATCATTAAAAAACAATTATTTTGAATATGCATTAGTTATCAATCCAGTTGAAACTTTCGATTTTTATGAACCCCGAGCAACTGGAAAATATTCGTATATTCCAAGAAGAATCAGCTCTTATGTAAACTTCACATCCAACCAAAATAATGCTTTTACTCTTGCCATAACACCAACGATTTCAAAATTTGATGAACAAGGCCGTGTTTTATACAGCATTTATGCCAGCCCAAAATATCGTTTTAATACCAAAATCTCATTAGACTTTGCTTTTGATTACACCACAAAAAAGAATGATAGAGGATGGGTGGCTTTTGATAATGATGATATTATTTTTGCCGAAAGAAATAGGGAGATTCTTCAAGAAGATCTTACTGCAAAATATGCCATAAACAATAAAATGACAATCAACTTGACAGCAAGATATTACTGGTCTTGCTCAAGCAATCATGAGTTTTTTACTTTGCAGGATGATGGTCATTTACTTCCTAATCCAACATATTCTGAAAATAAAGATCGAAATTTCAATTCATGGAATTTTGACTTATACTATTCGTGGTGGTTTGCTGCCGGAAGTGAAATCTCATTTTTATATCGAAATTCGGCATTAGAAAGGACAGATATCGTCGAAACTGATCTTCCAAATAACTTAAAAAACATTTTCAATAGTAATCTCAATCACATCTTATCGGTAAGCATTCGCTATTCAATAGATTACAATAATGCTAAAAATGTTTTTAAAAATTAA